In the genome of Gemmatimonadota bacterium, one region contains:
- a CDS encoding nucleoside deaminase: protein MQRALEQARAAAAEDEVPVGAVVVRAGRLLAEARNRTRSWDDPTGHAELVALRRAAARLGQWRLLDATLYVTLEPCAMCAGAMVLARLERLVVAAADPKAGMCGSLGCIIQDPRLNHRVRLTAGVLAEPAATLLQSFFRARR from the coding sequence ATGCAGCGCGCGCTCGAGCAGGCGCGGGCGGCAGCCGCCGAAGACGAGGTGCCGGTGGGCGCGGTCGTCGTCCGCGCAGGCCGCCTGCTGGCCGAGGCGCGCAACCGCACCCGCTCCTGGGACGACCCGACCGGCCATGCCGAGCTGGTCGCGCTCCGCCGCGCGGCCGCCCGCCTCGGCCAGTGGCGCCTGCTCGACGCCACCCTCTACGTCACGCTCGAGCCTTGCGCCATGTGCGCCGGCGCCATGGTGCTGGCGCGGCTCGAGCGCCTGGTCGTTGCGGCCGCCGATCCCAAGGCCGGCATGTGCGGCTCGCTGGGGTGCATCATCCAGGACCCACGCCTCAACCACCGGGTGCGCCTGACCGCGGGCGTGCTGGCCGAGCCCGCTGCGACATTGCTGCAATCCTTCTTCCGCGCGCGCCGCTGA